Proteins found in one Vespula pensylvanica isolate Volc-1 chromosome 10, ASM1446617v1, whole genome shotgun sequence genomic segment:
- the LOC122632435 gene encoding dynamin-binding protein-like isoform X1, with protein sequence MESGSLTKVLHDFFTTIDGELSLCKGEHFLIHKIIDKHWCYGQSSNKTGKFPLNHLHKVEIPFLLDTQSLFVSIAAFTGEQSGDLSFGAGDLIIGIREVGSGWHFGQIDSRVGIFPTTHTWQLDTNLIKRTGNKKIIKRKGKVKVTLKAQLEEELDLNEGEVVTVTEVLDDGWCRGITEDGRCGIFPEGFISYMNDEANDQTDTCVSRENVFPPSISHINSVENNVSNSYSVQSYNEEDPAPNYFDIFPQFSTSKEKISEDNDRDDNANSFDVKPYAITLYPFNAQFPNELNFGVGEVVHLIKHVDSEWMEGSIDDNKGIFPISYVNIVVDCPEMKPKEEVLNREDNSTEYTLLEPGTMAKVEYTFKAQMDGDLNVTEGDIVTIISTANENWINVKNVNGEIGLCPRGYLSSSPISEPNTDFTMDLLEDFVVLRDDKPSSLTDKEYKPKRLSEPHRPAPPAPAPGRTPLQSKDLTTDNACASEISIAISEKKADQRQNVISELVLTEKEYVRDLTLTYETFNLSNPDFLKAKGIDVDVLFGNILEIIQVAEELLHEILRAMKGCDEQLQQVGTCFTKMANKLRVVYVKYCGNHEAALALLKKYENNEEIMSVFNKGTETLRYQIACFDMSSILIKPVQRILKYPLILFELIKCTEDDHPDKLSVKEAWKAMTDVACYINEYKRRKDLVLKYLDNDNTLIRKMAKLNMHSVAKMSTRLSTKLSASLGLTNIAVDPVFEELEKQFRSIEKCTWQLAKDVEMCVIYLSDEAISGEVMSDYLNQYYQGTPNLEIKRIRDIRSLIWSQFMQDLKSCLEVRVNVPLNLLTTFLEGPAVLITKRHDKLLDYDAAISKSEKYKESKIVQDELAAAKGNFEALNQQLLEELPILIDAAMKVLIRCINAFTNARKLLSGRITKRYLKLCEITTQVSLKDILESFLVNHNLLWNQIARFSFGGTNLRTEEEKEELCPQGEKERILLTKKYPRDKLYVLKENVTKTTSLDLGAVKGSLVAVIKNQDPMGDTTRWLIDNGTVKGFLPANKLTPLQQIQQPIKQASLESNTNRNTNSMSDLISMVSPEKEAKPLSESNLQSLLYLNIDEELNTNQIYSNVEEISTTQPYQNLIYEFYYTMYDFAGGIPGTLPVKKGKALRLVRPHDEKGNDEWWLVEDRYGKSGYVPKNYLTPAAQTKP encoded by the exons atggaaagtGGTTCATTGACAAAGGTTTTACATGACTTTTTTACAACTATAGATGGAGAGTTAAGTCTTTGCAAAGGAGAACATTTTTTG atacataaaataattgacaAGCATTGGTGTTACGGACAATCAAGTAACAAAACAGGAAAGTTTCCTTTGAATCATTTACATAAAGTTGAGATTCCATTCTTACTAGATACCCAGAGTTTATTTGTATCAATAGCTGCCTTTACGGGGGAACAATCTGGAGATTTATCATTTGGAGCAG GGGATCTTATTATTGGAATACGCGAAGTTGGATCAGGATGGCACTTTGGACAAATAGATTCCAGAGTTGGAATTTTCCCTACCACGCATACATGGCAATTAGATACAAATTTGATAAAG agaacgggtaataagaaaattataaaaagaaaaggaaaagtgaaAGTGACATTGAAGGCACAACTTGAAGAAGAATTAGATTTAAATGAAGGTGAAGTAGTCACAGTGACAGAAGTTTTGGATGATGGTTGGTGTCGCGGAATTACGGAAGATGGTAGATGTGGCATCTTTCCGGAaggatttatttcttatatgaaTGATGAAGCCAACGATCAAACAGATACATGTGTCTCAAGAGAAAACGTTTTTCCTCCATCCATATCTCATATTAATTCGGTGGAGAATAATGTTTCCAATAGTTATTCGGTACAGTCATATAACGAAGAGGATCCTGCACCAAATTATTTCGACATATTTCCACAATTTTCTAcatccaaagaaaaaatttcagaaGATAATGATCGCGACGATAATGCAAATTCGTTCGATGTTAAACCATACGCCATAACGTTATATCCATTTAATGCTCAATTTCCAAACGAGTTAAATTTTGGAGTAGGGGAAGTAGTACATCTCATAAAACACGTTGATTCGGAATGGATGGAAGGTAgtatcgatgataataaagGAATTTTCCCAATATCTTATGTTAACATTGTAGTGGATTGTCCAGAAATGAAACCTAAGGAAGAAGTACTTAATAGAGAAGACAATAGCACAGAATATACTTTATTAGAACCAGGTACAATGGCCAAAGTGGAATATACATTTAAAGCACAAATGGATGGAGATTTGAATGTCACAGAAGGTGATATTGTAACTATTATCAGTACGGCTAATGAAAATTGGATTAATGTAAAAAACGTTAATGGCGAGATCGGTTTGTGCCCAAGAGGATATTTAAGTTCGAGTCCTATATCAGAACCTAATACGGATTTCACAATGGATCTTCTAGAAGATTTCGTTGTTTTAAGAGATGACAAACCTAGTTCCTTAacagataaagaatataaaccAAAAAGACTTTCGGAACCTCATAGACCAGCACCACCAGCACCTGCTCCTGGTCGTACGCCATTGCAGAGCAAAGATTTAACAACTGATAATGCGTGTGCATCTGAAATATCAATTGCTATTAGTGAAAAAAAGGCGGATCAAAGACAAAACGTTATATCGGAATTAGTGCTTACAGAAAAAGAGTATGTTCGTGATCTGACATTAACTTATGAAACTTTTAATCTATCCAATCCTGATTTTCTTAAAGCAAAAGGTATAGATGTTGATGTTTTATTTGGAAACATATTAGAAATTATCCAAGTTGCAGAAGAATTATTACATGAGATATTAAGAGCTATGAAAGGATGTGACGAGCAATTACAGCAAGTTGGTACGTGCTTTACGAAAATGGCAAATAAATTACGTGTCGTATATGTGAAGTACTGTGGAAATCACGAAGCAGCGCttgctttattaaaaaag tatgaaaataatgaagaaattatGAGTGTATTTAACAAAGGTACTGAGACATTACGTTATCAAATAGCTTGCTTTGACATGAGTTCCATTCTTATAAAACCTGTAcaaagaattttgaaatatccTCTTATTCTGTTTGAATTAATAAAG tgTACCGAGGATGATCATCCCGATAAACTATCAGTAAAAGAAGCATGGAAAGCGATGACCGATGTGGCTTGTTACATTAACGAGTATAAACGTCGAAAAGATTtagtattgaaatatttagataatgataatacgttaattagaaaaatggcTAAATTAAATATGCATTCCGTTGCGAAGATGTCAACGCGTTTAAGTACGAAACTATCTGCTAGTTTAGGTTTGACAAATATTGCAGTGGATCCTGTATTCGAAGAACTCGAAAAACAATTTAGATCTATAGAAAAATGTACATGGCAATTGGCAAAAGACGTCGAAATgtgtgttatttatttaagcgACGAAGCTATTTCCGGTGAAGTTATGTCAGACtatttaaatcaatattatcagGGAACACCAAAtctcgaaataaaacgaataagagaCATCCGTTCGTTAATTTGGTCACAGTTTATGCAAGATTTGAAATCTTGTTTGGAAGTACGTGTAAATGTGCCATTGAATTTATTGACAACATTTTTAGAAGGTCCTGCAGTATTAATTACAAAGAGGCACGATAAGTTATTAGATTATGACGCTGCCATATCGAAAagcgaaaaatataaagagtccaaaatt GTACAGGACGAGTTAGCAGCAGCAAAAGGTAATTTCGAAGCCTTGAATCAACAGTTGTTGGAGGAACTACCGATATTAATTGACGCAGCTATGAAAGTCTTAATTAGATGCATTAACGCCTTTACGAATGCTCGAAAACTTTTAAGCGGAAGAATtacgaaaagatatttaaaacttTGCGAG ATTACGACTCAAGTGTCGCTAAAAGATATTCTAGAATCTTTCTTGGTAAATCATAATTTACTTTGGAATCAAATCGCGCGTTTCTCATTCGGTGGTACAAATCTGAgaacagaagaagagaaagaggaattgTGTCCACAAGGTGAAAAGGAACGAATTTTGTTGACAAAGAAATATCCGAGGGACAAGTTGTacgttttaaaagaaaacgtaacgAAAACTACATCTCTCGATTTGGGAGCTGTAAAAGGATCTTTGGTAGCTGTTATAAAGAATCAAGATCCTATGGGTGATACTACGAGATGGCTTATCGATAACGGTACTGTTAAAGGTTTTTTACCAGCTAATAAATTGACACCTCTACAACAAATTCAACAACCGATCAAACAAGCTAGCTTGGAATCTAATACCAATAGGAATACCAATTCAATGTCAGATCTTATATCGATGGTCTCACCTGAAAAGGAAGCAAAGCCTTTGTCAGAATCTAATTTGCAATCGttactttatttaaatatcgacGAGGAGCTTAATACTAATCAAATTTATAGTAATGTAGAAGAAATTTCAACGACTCAACCGTATCAAAATCTTATTTATGAA TTTTATTATACCATGTACGACTTTGCTGGTGGTATACCTGGTACATTGCCGGTGAAGAAAGGTAAAGCTCTTAGGCTTGTCAGGCCACAcgatgaaaaaggaaacgatgaATGGTGGCTCGTAGAAGATCGTTACGGAAAGAGCGGTTACGTtcctaaaaattatttgaccCCAGCAGCACAGACGAAACCATAA
- the LOC122632435 gene encoding dynamin-binding protein-like isoform X2 translates to MNDEANDQTDTCVSRENVFPPSISHINSVENNVSNSYSVQSYNEEDPAPNYFDIFPQFSTSKEKISEDNDRDDNANSFDVKPYAITLYPFNAQFPNELNFGVGEVVHLIKHVDSEWMEGSIDDNKGIFPISYVNIVVDCPEMKPKEEVLNREDNSTEYTLLEPGTMAKVEYTFKAQMDGDLNVTEGDIVTIISTANENWINVKNVNGEIGLCPRGYLSSSPISEPNTDFTMDLLEDFVVLRDDKPSSLTDKEYKPKRLSEPHRPAPPAPAPGRTPLQSKDLTTDNACASEISIAISEKKADQRQNVISELVLTEKEYVRDLTLTYETFNLSNPDFLKAKGIDVDVLFGNILEIIQVAEELLHEILRAMKGCDEQLQQVGTCFTKMANKLRVVYVKYCGNHEAALALLKKYENNEEIMSVFNKGTETLRYQIACFDMSSILIKPVQRILKYPLILFELIKCTEDDHPDKLSVKEAWKAMTDVACYINEYKRRKDLVLKYLDNDNTLIRKMAKLNMHSVAKMSTRLSTKLSASLGLTNIAVDPVFEELEKQFRSIEKCTWQLAKDVEMCVIYLSDEAISGEVMSDYLNQYYQGTPNLEIKRIRDIRSLIWSQFMQDLKSCLEVRVNVPLNLLTTFLEGPAVLITKRHDKLLDYDAAISKSEKYKESKIVQDELAAAKGNFEALNQQLLEELPILIDAAMKVLIRCINAFTNARKLLSGRITKRYLKLCEITTQVSLKDILESFLVNHNLLWNQIARFSFGGTNLRTEEEKEELCPQGEKERILLTKKYPRDKLYVLKENVTKTTSLDLGAVKGSLVAVIKNQDPMGDTTRWLIDNGTVKGFLPANKLTPLQQIQQPIKQASLESNTNRNTNSMSDLISMVSPEKEAKPLSESNLQSLLYLNIDEELNTNQIYSNVEEISTTQPYQNLIYEFYYTMYDFAGGIPGTLPVKKGKALRLVRPHDEKGNDEWWLVEDRYGKSGYVPKNYLTPAAQTKP, encoded by the exons atgaaTGATGAAGCCAACGATCAAACAGATACATGTGTCTCAAGAGAAAACGTTTTTCCTCCATCCATATCTCATATTAATTCGGTGGAGAATAATGTTTCCAATAGTTATTCGGTACAGTCATATAACGAAGAGGATCCTGCACCAAATTATTTCGACATATTTCCACAATTTTCTAcatccaaagaaaaaatttcagaaGATAATGATCGCGACGATAATGCAAATTCGTTCGATGTTAAACCATACGCCATAACGTTATATCCATTTAATGCTCAATTTCCAAACGAGTTAAATTTTGGAGTAGGGGAAGTAGTACATCTCATAAAACACGTTGATTCGGAATGGATGGAAGGTAgtatcgatgataataaagGAATTTTCCCAATATCTTATGTTAACATTGTAGTGGATTGTCCAGAAATGAAACCTAAGGAAGAAGTACTTAATAGAGAAGACAATAGCACAGAATATACTTTATTAGAACCAGGTACAATGGCCAAAGTGGAATATACATTTAAAGCACAAATGGATGGAGATTTGAATGTCACAGAAGGTGATATTGTAACTATTATCAGTACGGCTAATGAAAATTGGATTAATGTAAAAAACGTTAATGGCGAGATCGGTTTGTGCCCAAGAGGATATTTAAGTTCGAGTCCTATATCAGAACCTAATACGGATTTCACAATGGATCTTCTAGAAGATTTCGTTGTTTTAAGAGATGACAAACCTAGTTCCTTAacagataaagaatataaaccAAAAAGACTTTCGGAACCTCATAGACCAGCACCACCAGCACCTGCTCCTGGTCGTACGCCATTGCAGAGCAAAGATTTAACAACTGATAATGCGTGTGCATCTGAAATATCAATTGCTATTAGTGAAAAAAAGGCGGATCAAAGACAAAACGTTATATCGGAATTAGTGCTTACAGAAAAAGAGTATGTTCGTGATCTGACATTAACTTATGAAACTTTTAATCTATCCAATCCTGATTTTCTTAAAGCAAAAGGTATAGATGTTGATGTTTTATTTGGAAACATATTAGAAATTATCCAAGTTGCAGAAGAATTATTACATGAGATATTAAGAGCTATGAAAGGATGTGACGAGCAATTACAGCAAGTTGGTACGTGCTTTACGAAAATGGCAAATAAATTACGTGTCGTATATGTGAAGTACTGTGGAAATCACGAAGCAGCGCttgctttattaaaaaag tatgaaaataatgaagaaattatGAGTGTATTTAACAAAGGTACTGAGACATTACGTTATCAAATAGCTTGCTTTGACATGAGTTCCATTCTTATAAAACCTGTAcaaagaattttgaaatatccTCTTATTCTGTTTGAATTAATAAAG tgTACCGAGGATGATCATCCCGATAAACTATCAGTAAAAGAAGCATGGAAAGCGATGACCGATGTGGCTTGTTACATTAACGAGTATAAACGTCGAAAAGATTtagtattgaaatatttagataatgataatacgttaattagaaaaatggcTAAATTAAATATGCATTCCGTTGCGAAGATGTCAACGCGTTTAAGTACGAAACTATCTGCTAGTTTAGGTTTGACAAATATTGCAGTGGATCCTGTATTCGAAGAACTCGAAAAACAATTTAGATCTATAGAAAAATGTACATGGCAATTGGCAAAAGACGTCGAAATgtgtgttatttatttaagcgACGAAGCTATTTCCGGTGAAGTTATGTCAGACtatttaaatcaatattatcagGGAACACCAAAtctcgaaataaaacgaataagagaCATCCGTTCGTTAATTTGGTCACAGTTTATGCAAGATTTGAAATCTTGTTTGGAAGTACGTGTAAATGTGCCATTGAATTTATTGACAACATTTTTAGAAGGTCCTGCAGTATTAATTACAAAGAGGCACGATAAGTTATTAGATTATGACGCTGCCATATCGAAAagcgaaaaatataaagagtccaaaatt GTACAGGACGAGTTAGCAGCAGCAAAAGGTAATTTCGAAGCCTTGAATCAACAGTTGTTGGAGGAACTACCGATATTAATTGACGCAGCTATGAAAGTCTTAATTAGATGCATTAACGCCTTTACGAATGCTCGAAAACTTTTAAGCGGAAGAATtacgaaaagatatttaaaacttTGCGAG ATTACGACTCAAGTGTCGCTAAAAGATATTCTAGAATCTTTCTTGGTAAATCATAATTTACTTTGGAATCAAATCGCGCGTTTCTCATTCGGTGGTACAAATCTGAgaacagaagaagagaaagaggaattgTGTCCACAAGGTGAAAAGGAACGAATTTTGTTGACAAAGAAATATCCGAGGGACAAGTTGTacgttttaaaagaaaacgtaacgAAAACTACATCTCTCGATTTGGGAGCTGTAAAAGGATCTTTGGTAGCTGTTATAAAGAATCAAGATCCTATGGGTGATACTACGAGATGGCTTATCGATAACGGTACTGTTAAAGGTTTTTTACCAGCTAATAAATTGACACCTCTACAACAAATTCAACAACCGATCAAACAAGCTAGCTTGGAATCTAATACCAATAGGAATACCAATTCAATGTCAGATCTTATATCGATGGTCTCACCTGAAAAGGAAGCAAAGCCTTTGTCAGAATCTAATTTGCAATCGttactttatttaaatatcgacGAGGAGCTTAATACTAATCAAATTTATAGTAATGTAGAAGAAATTTCAACGACTCAACCGTATCAAAATCTTATTTATGAA TTTTATTATACCATGTACGACTTTGCTGGTGGTATACCTGGTACATTGCCGGTGAAGAAAGGTAAAGCTCTTAGGCTTGTCAGGCCACAcgatgaaaaaggaaacgatgaATGGTGGCTCGTAGAAGATCGTTACGGAAAGAGCGGTTACGTtcctaaaaattatttgaccCCAGCAGCACAGACGAAACCATAA
- the LOC122632442 gene encoding quinone oxidoreductase isoform X3 produces MNKLCRQLSIESPSVTGRDCVFSFDVPVPDVPAQGARIRVVCAGACYHPKRSPSLSSLTSVSSTSSLATEASLEGDFPINIPHHGVRDAALFPGYEVAGVIESLGSDVNEDCEYALGDRVILYPYEGIPNGYVEYLVVHDLKYLIKIPDNMSLSVAAMLPAGALLAMNTVFSAHEHVQNLLKERDEKTVCKILIVGTGGLALWALRIAAYHFSDIKDRVTITIATLKDDGLIMAQEFQRLNFAYSVNVVQWNEDLYEKQLIERTMDACQGQVDVVIDFGTTSRSLHRSIQCLSKGGVVFVIKEVADRLLPKFSRRAEERQQSIKSVEPGTLEQLRELVQLVASNEIEPPPHTVYPAEEALDVVHKLCHSMIQGRAILRFYPAD; encoded by the exons atgaacaAGCTGTGCAGACAACTGTCGATCGAAAGTCCAAGCGTAACAGGACGAGACTGCGTATTTAGTTTCGATGTACCGGTTCCTGATGTACCCGCACAAGGTGCTCGAATCCGTGTAGTTTGTGCCGGAGCTTGTTATCATCCAAAACGTTCACCGAGTCTCTCGTCTCTCACATCGGTATCAAGTACCAGTAGTTTGGCTACCGAGGCATCCTTAGAGGGTGATTTCCCAATTAACATTCCTCATCATGGCGTAAGAGATGCCGCATTATTTCCTGGATACGAAGTTGCCGGTGTCATCGAGTCTCTTGGTTCTGACGTTAACGAGGATTGCGAATACGCTCTTGGAGATCGCGTTATCCTTTATCCGTACGAAGGAATACCAAACGGATACGTCGAATATTTGGTTGTACATGATcttaaatatcttataaagATACCCGACAATATGTCATTGAGCGTAGCAGCTATGTTACCAGCCGGTGCACTACTTGCTATGAACACCGTATTTTCTGCACACGAGCATGTACAGAATCTTTTGAAggaaagagacgagaagaCTGTATGCAAGATATTGATCGTTGGCACAGGTGGATTAGCACTTTGGGCATTGAGAATTGCGGCTTATCACTTCAGTGATATAAAGGATAGAGTGACCATAACAATCGCAACACTTAAAGATGATGGTCTCATAATGGCACAAGAATTTCAACG tTTGAACTTTGCTTACAGCGTTAACGTTGTACAATGGAACGAAGATCTGTATGAGAAACAGCTGATCGAACGGACGATGGACGCTTGTCAAGGTCAGGTTGACGTTGTAATTGACTTTGGAACTACGTCCCGTAGTCTACATCGTAGCATCCAATGTTTGAGCAAAGGCGGAGTCGTATTCGTGATAAAGGAAGTAGCTGATCGTCTTTTACCAAAGTTTAGTAGACGTGCCGAAGAAAGACAACAAAGTATAAAGTCGGTTGAACCAGGTACATTGGAACAACTCCGTGAACTGGTTCAATTGGTTGCATCGAACGAAATCGAACCACCACCACATACGGTATATCCTGCCGAGGAAGCACTTGACGTCGTTCACAAGCTTTGTCATTCCATGATTCAAGGTCGTGCGATTCTTCGTTTCTATCCAGctgattaa
- the LOC122632442 gene encoding quinone oxidoreductase isoform X2: protein MPVELEPVPSIPHKACPTHCNGEEKMNKLCRQLSIESPSVTGRDCVFSFDVPVPDVPAQGARIRVVCAGACYHPKRSPSLSSLTSVSSTSSLATEASLEGDFPINIPHHGVRDAALFPGYEVAGVIESLGSDVNEDCEYALGDRVILYPYEGIPNGYVEYLVVHDLKYLIKIPDNMSLSVAAMLPAGALLAMNTVFSAHEHVQNLLKERDEKTVCKILIVGTGGLALWALRIAAYHFSDIKDRVTITIATLKDDGLIMAQEFQRVNVVQWNEDLYEKQLIERTMDACQGQVDVVIDFGTTSRSLHRSIQCLSKGGVVFVIKEVADRLLPKFSRRAEERQQSIKSVEPGTLEQLRELVQLVASNEIEPPPHTVYPAEEALDVVHKLCHSMIQGRAILRFYPAD, encoded by the exons agaagagaaaatgaacaAGCTGTGCAGACAACTGTCGATCGAAAGTCCAAGCGTAACAGGACGAGACTGCGTATTTAGTTTCGATGTACCGGTTCCTGATGTACCCGCACAAGGTGCTCGAATCCGTGTAGTTTGTGCCGGAGCTTGTTATCATCCAAAACGTTCACCGAGTCTCTCGTCTCTCACATCGGTATCAAGTACCAGTAGTTTGGCTACCGAGGCATCCTTAGAGGGTGATTTCCCAATTAACATTCCTCATCATGGCGTAAGAGATGCCGCATTATTTCCTGGATACGAAGTTGCCGGTGTCATCGAGTCTCTTGGTTCTGACGTTAACGAGGATTGCGAATACGCTCTTGGAGATCGCGTTATCCTTTATCCGTACGAAGGAATACCAAACGGATACGTCGAATATTTGGTTGTACATGATcttaaatatcttataaagATACCCGACAATATGTCATTGAGCGTAGCAGCTATGTTACCAGCCGGTGCACTACTTGCTATGAACACCGTATTTTCTGCACACGAGCATGTACAGAATCTTTTGAAggaaagagacgagaagaCTGTATGCAAGATATTGATCGTTGGCACAGGTGGATTAGCACTTTGGGCATTGAGAATTGCGGCTTATCACTTCAGTGATATAAAGGATAGAGTGACCATAACAATCGCAACACTTAAAGATGATGGTCTCATAATGGCACAAGAATTTCAACG CGTTAACGTTGTACAATGGAACGAAGATCTGTATGAGAAACAGCTGATCGAACGGACGATGGACGCTTGTCAAGGTCAGGTTGACGTTGTAATTGACTTTGGAACTACGTCCCGTAGTCTACATCGTAGCATCCAATGTTTGAGCAAAGGCGGAGTCGTATTCGTGATAAAGGAAGTAGCTGATCGTCTTTTACCAAAGTTTAGTAGACGTGCCGAAGAAAGACAACAAAGTATAAAGTCGGTTGAACCAGGTACATTGGAACAACTCCGTGAACTGGTTCAATTGGTTGCATCGAACGAAATCGAACCACCACCACATACGGTATATCCTGCCGAGGAAGCACTTGACGTCGTTCACAAGCTTTGTCATTCCATGATTCAAGGTCGTGCGATTCTTCGTTTCTATCCAGctgattaa
- the LOC122632442 gene encoding quinone oxidoreductase isoform X1, which produces MPVELEPVPSIPHKACPTHCNGEEKMNKLCRQLSIESPSVTGRDCVFSFDVPVPDVPAQGARIRVVCAGACYHPKRSPSLSSLTSVSSTSSLATEASLEGDFPINIPHHGVRDAALFPGYEVAGVIESLGSDVNEDCEYALGDRVILYPYEGIPNGYVEYLVVHDLKYLIKIPDNMSLSVAAMLPAGALLAMNTVFSAHEHVQNLLKERDEKTVCKILIVGTGGLALWALRIAAYHFSDIKDRVTITIATLKDDGLIMAQEFQRLNFAYSVNVVQWNEDLYEKQLIERTMDACQGQVDVVIDFGTTSRSLHRSIQCLSKGGVVFVIKEVADRLLPKFSRRAEERQQSIKSVEPGTLEQLRELVQLVASNEIEPPPHTVYPAEEALDVVHKLCHSMIQGRAILRFYPAD; this is translated from the exons agaagagaaaatgaacaAGCTGTGCAGACAACTGTCGATCGAAAGTCCAAGCGTAACAGGACGAGACTGCGTATTTAGTTTCGATGTACCGGTTCCTGATGTACCCGCACAAGGTGCTCGAATCCGTGTAGTTTGTGCCGGAGCTTGTTATCATCCAAAACGTTCACCGAGTCTCTCGTCTCTCACATCGGTATCAAGTACCAGTAGTTTGGCTACCGAGGCATCCTTAGAGGGTGATTTCCCAATTAACATTCCTCATCATGGCGTAAGAGATGCCGCATTATTTCCTGGATACGAAGTTGCCGGTGTCATCGAGTCTCTTGGTTCTGACGTTAACGAGGATTGCGAATACGCTCTTGGAGATCGCGTTATCCTTTATCCGTACGAAGGAATACCAAACGGATACGTCGAATATTTGGTTGTACATGATcttaaatatcttataaagATACCCGACAATATGTCATTGAGCGTAGCAGCTATGTTACCAGCCGGTGCACTACTTGCTATGAACACCGTATTTTCTGCACACGAGCATGTACAGAATCTTTTGAAggaaagagacgagaagaCTGTATGCAAGATATTGATCGTTGGCACAGGTGGATTAGCACTTTGGGCATTGAGAATTGCGGCTTATCACTTCAGTGATATAAAGGATAGAGTGACCATAACAATCGCAACACTTAAAGATGATGGTCTCATAATGGCACAAGAATTTCAACG tTTGAACTTTGCTTACAGCGTTAACGTTGTACAATGGAACGAAGATCTGTATGAGAAACAGCTGATCGAACGGACGATGGACGCTTGTCAAGGTCAGGTTGACGTTGTAATTGACTTTGGAACTACGTCCCGTAGTCTACATCGTAGCATCCAATGTTTGAGCAAAGGCGGAGTCGTATTCGTGATAAAGGAAGTAGCTGATCGTCTTTTACCAAAGTTTAGTAGACGTGCCGAAGAAAGACAACAAAGTATAAAGTCGGTTGAACCAGGTACATTGGAACAACTCCGTGAACTGGTTCAATTGGTTGCATCGAACGAAATCGAACCACCACCACATACGGTATATCCTGCCGAGGAAGCACTTGACGTCGTTCACAAGCTTTGTCATTCCATGATTCAAGGTCGTGCGATTCTTCGTTTCTATCCAGctgattaa